In Oncorhynchus kisutch isolate 150728-3 linkage group LG5, Okis_V2, whole genome shotgun sequence, a genomic segment contains:
- the LOC109890358 gene encoding dTDP-D-glucose 4,6-dehydratase isoform X1, whose product MDFVKTVLVTGGAGFIGSHFVCSLVNRHPDWRIINFDNLDYCSNLRNLESVEENENYTFIRGDICNPRLVNHIFATESIDIVFHFAAQTHVETSFLWPSRYHMVNVEGTRVLLKAAFEAKVEKFIYISTDEVYGESLYKVYGESLYKELDETSPRRPNNPYSVSKAAAECLVLSYRERHKFPVIITRSNNVYGPRQYLEKVIPKFVSFLQLNKKCTIQGTSPQSRHFLYVDDAIEAFHTILERGTVGETYNIGTDFEISIIQLARELIKMVRHVPDAELDDWLEFVPDRPVVDLRYPVNCEKLWRLGWKPAVSWAEGIRRTVKWYQENPDFWPDVKPEDQPITFEPDTRDQ is encoded by the exons ATGGACTTTGTCAAAACGGTCCTGGTGACTGGAGGGGCAGGTTTCAT TGGGTCCCATTTTGTCTGCTCCCTAGTCAACAGGCACCCAGATTGGCGTATCATCAACTTTGACAAT CTGGACTACTGTTCCAATCTCAGGAACCTGGAGTCTGTAGAGGAGAATGAGAACTACACCTTTATCAGG GGGGATATATGCAATCCACGCTTGGTAAACCACATCTTTGCAACAGAAAGCATCGACATTGTATTTCACTTTGCGGCTCAAACACATGTTG AGACGTCCTTCTTATGGCCGTCCAGATACCACATGGTGAACGTGGAGGGGACAAGGGTGCTACTGAAAGCAGCTTTTGAGGCCAAGGTGGAGAagtttatttacattagtacagatGAGGTGTATGGAGAGAGTCTGTATAAG GTGTATGGAGAGAGTCTGTATAAG GAATTAGATGAAACCAGCCCAAGAAGACCCAACAACCCATACTCGGTGTCTAAAGCAGCTGCTGAGTGTCTTGTATTGTCCTACAGGGAGAGACACAAG TTTCCTGTTATAATAACAAGGAGCAATAATGTATATGGACCCAGACAGTACTTGGAGAAG gTCATTCCAAAATTTGTGTCCTTCCTTCAGCTGAACAAAAAATG TACCATCCAAGGGACCAGCCCCCAATCTCGCCACTTCCTGTACGTGGATGATGCCATTGAAGCATTCCACACCATCCTGGAGAGGGGGACGGTGGGAGAAACCTACAACATCGGGACCGACTTCGAGATATCCATCATTCAACTAGCCAGAGAACTTATCAAGATG GTCAGGCATGTACCTGATGCAGAACTGGACGACTGGTTGGAGTTTGTGCCTGACCG GCCAGTGGTTGACCTGAGGTACCCTGTGAACTGTGAGAAGCTGTGGAGGCTGGGCTGGAAGCCTGCAGTGTCATGGGCAGAGGGTATCAGAAGGACAG TCAAATGGTACCAAGAGAATCCAGACTTCTGGCCAGATGTCAAACCAGAAGACCAACCAATTACCTTTGAGCCCGATACCAGAGACCAATAA
- the LOC109890358 gene encoding dTDP-D-glucose 4,6-dehydratase isoform X3 produces MDFVKTVLVTGGAGFIGSHFVCSLVNRHPDWRIINFDNLDYCSNLRNLESVEENENYTFIRGDICNPRLVNHIFATESIDIVFHFAAQTHVETSFLWPSRYHMVNVEGTRVLLKAAFEAKELDETSPRRPNNPYSVSKAAAECLVLSYRERHKFPVIITRSNNVYGPRQYLEKVIPKFVSFLQLNKKCTIQGTSPQSRHFLYVDDAIEAFHTILERGTVGETYNIGTDFEISIIQLARELIKMVRHVPDAELDDWLEFVPDRPVVDLRYPVNCEKLWRLGWKPAVSWAEGIRRTVKWYQENPDFWPDVKPEDQPITFEPDTRDQ; encoded by the exons ATGGACTTTGTCAAAACGGTCCTGGTGACTGGAGGGGCAGGTTTCAT TGGGTCCCATTTTGTCTGCTCCCTAGTCAACAGGCACCCAGATTGGCGTATCATCAACTTTGACAAT CTGGACTACTGTTCCAATCTCAGGAACCTGGAGTCTGTAGAGGAGAATGAGAACTACACCTTTATCAGG GGGGATATATGCAATCCACGCTTGGTAAACCACATCTTTGCAACAGAAAGCATCGACATTGTATTTCACTTTGCGGCTCAAACACATGTTG AGACGTCCTTCTTATGGCCGTCCAGATACCACATGGTGAACGTGGAGGGGACAAGGGTGCTACTGAAAGCAGCTTTTGAGGCCAAG GAATTAGATGAAACCAGCCCAAGAAGACCCAACAACCCATACTCGGTGTCTAAAGCAGCTGCTGAGTGTCTTGTATTGTCCTACAGGGAGAGACACAAG TTTCCTGTTATAATAACAAGGAGCAATAATGTATATGGACCCAGACAGTACTTGGAGAAG gTCATTCCAAAATTTGTGTCCTTCCTTCAGCTGAACAAAAAATG TACCATCCAAGGGACCAGCCCCCAATCTCGCCACTTCCTGTACGTGGATGATGCCATTGAAGCATTCCACACCATCCTGGAGAGGGGGACGGTGGGAGAAACCTACAACATCGGGACCGACTTCGAGATATCCATCATTCAACTAGCCAGAGAACTTATCAAGATG GTCAGGCATGTACCTGATGCAGAACTGGACGACTGGTTGGAGTTTGTGCCTGACCG GCCAGTGGTTGACCTGAGGTACCCTGTGAACTGTGAGAAGCTGTGGAGGCTGGGCTGGAAGCCTGCAGTGTCATGGGCAGAGGGTATCAGAAGGACAG TCAAATGGTACCAAGAGAATCCAGACTTCTGGCCAGATGTCAAACCAGAAGACCAACCAATTACCTTTGAGCCCGATACCAGAGACCAATAA
- the LOC109890358 gene encoding dTDP-D-glucose 4,6-dehydratase isoform X2, with product MDFVKTVLVTGGAGFIGSHFVCSLVNRHPDWRIINFDNLDYCSNLRNLESVEENENYTFIRGDICNPRLVNHIFATESIDIVFHFAAQTHVETSFLWPSRYHMVNVEGTRVLLKAAFEAKVEKFIYISTDEVYGESLYKELDETSPRRPNNPYSVSKAAAECLVLSYRERHKFPVIITRSNNVYGPRQYLEKVIPKFVSFLQLNKKCTIQGTSPQSRHFLYVDDAIEAFHTILERGTVGETYNIGTDFEISIIQLARELIKMVRHVPDAELDDWLEFVPDRPVVDLRYPVNCEKLWRLGWKPAVSWAEGIRRTVKWYQENPDFWPDVKPEDQPITFEPDTRDQ from the exons ATGGACTTTGTCAAAACGGTCCTGGTGACTGGAGGGGCAGGTTTCAT TGGGTCCCATTTTGTCTGCTCCCTAGTCAACAGGCACCCAGATTGGCGTATCATCAACTTTGACAAT CTGGACTACTGTTCCAATCTCAGGAACCTGGAGTCTGTAGAGGAGAATGAGAACTACACCTTTATCAGG GGGGATATATGCAATCCACGCTTGGTAAACCACATCTTTGCAACAGAAAGCATCGACATTGTATTTCACTTTGCGGCTCAAACACATGTTG AGACGTCCTTCTTATGGCCGTCCAGATACCACATGGTGAACGTGGAGGGGACAAGGGTGCTACTGAAAGCAGCTTTTGAGGCCAAGGTGGAGAagtttatttacattagtacagatGAGGTGTATGGAGAGAGTCTGTATAAG GAATTAGATGAAACCAGCCCAAGAAGACCCAACAACCCATACTCGGTGTCTAAAGCAGCTGCTGAGTGTCTTGTATTGTCCTACAGGGAGAGACACAAG TTTCCTGTTATAATAACAAGGAGCAATAATGTATATGGACCCAGACAGTACTTGGAGAAG gTCATTCCAAAATTTGTGTCCTTCCTTCAGCTGAACAAAAAATG TACCATCCAAGGGACCAGCCCCCAATCTCGCCACTTCCTGTACGTGGATGATGCCATTGAAGCATTCCACACCATCCTGGAGAGGGGGACGGTGGGAGAAACCTACAACATCGGGACCGACTTCGAGATATCCATCATTCAACTAGCCAGAGAACTTATCAAGATG GTCAGGCATGTACCTGATGCAGAACTGGACGACTGGTTGGAGTTTGTGCCTGACCG GCCAGTGGTTGACCTGAGGTACCCTGTGAACTGTGAGAAGCTGTGGAGGCTGGGCTGGAAGCCTGCAGTGTCATGGGCAGAGGGTATCAGAAGGACAG TCAAATGGTACCAAGAGAATCCAGACTTCTGGCCAGATGTCAAACCAGAAGACCAACCAATTACCTTTGAGCCCGATACCAGAGACCAATAA